AACATAAATATAATGTGtatttcaaaattcttttaaaacaaaataaaagaagaaaacaagataattagtatgataaacttgatttgataatttacttgtttaatgcaaatatatatataatttagtattttatatttttaaaagattttagtattttaatacttatttataaaattttggaaagaaatattttacaAACATTTTGGATTTTcgaatattattttgaatttttagtatttttagaggaatcaatttgcatatttttgaaaatgtcagGGACTCTGAggatattttcattaatttgttatttaagttattcgaattatCAAGTTGtaaaattacttattcgagttgattaacttgaaattcgaaATAGGAGgattaaaacttttaacttaccactaaatatgataataaaaacaTGGACGGAAGAGAGAAGCAGGAAAggtgttttgttttgttttgtttaacaGAGATAATATATGTCCAAATCCTTTGTTCACGGATTAACTTCCGGCATATAAGACATCCTAGCATTACATATTAGCCATGAAGTGTTTTAATAAACTAGTGTTGTCGGAGTTGAAACTTGAGGTTAAATAAAATTGacccttcatttaatttttactttaattcaaCTAGAAGAAATCTACCTCCTACCAACCTTTTTATAATCACGTGTCCTGCGAGTATAAGGAAATCAAGACTATTGTTTGCTTTTGCCAAAGATTTTGTCACAGCTCCCCCCATTTCCATGGCTCTTCTCTATATTCTTCATTCCCTTTTAAAACTAGCTTTCCTTTGTTCCTTTTGGCCTACTGTTATCCCCTTGAGTTTAAATTATCCGGCGGTGTTCAACTTCGGTGACTCGAATTCCGACACGGGTGGATTAGTTGCCGGAAAAGCTTTTCCCATGACACAATTTAATGGGGAAACTTACTTCCATGAACCCTCTGGCAGATTCTGTGATGGTCGCTTGATCATTGATTTTCTAAGTAACTCCATTTCCTTCCATTGCATTCATATGATCCACATTAAGtttctgattttattttttattttttattttttggcagTGGAGGCAATGGAGCTTCCTTACATGAACCCATATTTGGAATCTGTTGGCTCTCCTAGTTTTCAAACAGGGTGCAATTTTGCTACAGGAGGATCTACCATTCTTCCTGCAAATGCGGCTTCAACAAACCCTTTTTCCTTTAATCTTCAGTTATCTCAATTCTTCAGGTTCAAGAATCGAGCTCTTACATTGCTTTCTAAAGGTACCTCTGTTCATATCATTGGACAAGCTTCTATGTTTTTTTGGGACAAGTTGAAAATggttcttgttttttttttcagacaAGGAGCTTCAGAATTATCTCCCTGCGGAAGATGATTTCAACAAGGCCCTTTACATATTTGATATCGGCCAGAACGATCTCGACCGCGTATTCTACTTTCCGGTATCGGATGAACAAGTTGTTGCTTTCATTTCAAAGCTTATGTCAGAACTCAACTATGGAATGAAGGTTCTGTTCTCTCTAGCCCTGTCTTAAACCAACACTGAAAGTATTATACTAGTTCTAGTTCAGATGAATAACTATGATgctttgtatttttcttttgtcaGAGATTATATGATGCAGGTGCAAGGAATTTCTGGGTTCATAACACAGGTCCCCTCGGATGCTTGCCGAGAATCATCGCTACGTTCGGGAAAAAACCGTCAAACTTGGACGAACACGGCTGCGTTGCTTCACACAACCGAGCGGCTACCGTTTTCAACAAGAAACTCCACGATATGTGCCTACAGTTCTTAGCACATTCGCCTGAAGCTAACATCACTTATGTCGACATTTTCTCGATAAAGCTGAACCTCATCTCAAACTATTCTCTATACGGTAAGCAAGccattaatcattttttttctttcaatgttTTACTCCAATCGATTCGGATTTGCTTTCAGGATTCCAGCATCCATTAGCAGCATGTTGTGGTTACGGTGGGCCGCCATTGAATTTCGACACTAGGATTGCTTGTGGTGTAACCAAGGATCTGAATGGGAGCATTGTGACAGCAAATCCATGTAATAATACAGCTGAGTATATAAACTGGGATGGGACCCATTACACTGAAGCTGCAAATGGATTTGTTGCAGATGAAATACTAACGGGAAACTACTCTGATTCACCTCATTTGAGGAATTCACCATTTCTTACCTGACCAAATCAATTTGTATTAGATTTGTACTCTTTTTATTGATTATGATCACAGTTTTCATATGACAATGGGAAGAATATAGATGAAATTATGGGCAAAATGTGTTTAAAGAAAGACAATTTGTTCTGCAGAAAACCAAAAGGGTTCATGGAAAGAGTTATAGTTTGATCGGTactgaatctgtgtaaaatgaAAATCGGACCCATCAATTTTGATCTAAACCAAAAAATTCGATTTCATCAAGagataattatcaaatttatacataaaattttgatttttgatttaattatatgcATTTAAGGAAAagaatacatacatttattttcatattgaattaatataattgtttgtgtatgtAATATCTAACAAAAATGGTGTTCATTTGATAATATTGTCAacgatttttgaaaattaaatctaattaaaatttcaataaaaatcaaagttaatgtataattttgatatttattcctAACAAAGCAACCAACAATTTCAACCTTTCCATCTGAACCTAAATTgacttgaatttaaattaaactaatttgaaaCCAACTTAAAACTAAATGATCCAAAATCGAAATGATTCAAACAATTAGCCCAAAAATACTCAAATTAAAGTGACCAAAACCTGAAATTATTTGAATCTGTAATGATTAGatcaatattgaattaaaatggaAACTAGACCTATCAAGTTTAATCTGAACCCAAACAGATCAATACAAACTCAAACTGATGAACAAGATTTGATCACTAAAAGTCAACAGCATGAGCCCCTTCAACTTAAACCCAAATGGacccaaaccctaaaactactcaattctaaatttaatcttaatttggaaCTACTTTTAACCCAAAATTAACACTAAACCAAAGTAAACTAGAACTTTTAAACCTCGAATTAAACCAATCCAAATTCATCGTACAATTGACAAGTGtaacaaaaattagttgatcCCAAAATTGTTGCTGAAAACATCCCTTCATCAACTGGACAGGTGCTTGAAACCTGGTTATGCTGAATGGGGGATAAGTGTGCCACTGCCGTTAAAGAGTCTTTAAAATCACAATTAAAGCCAAACAAATAGGAGATAAATGCAGTTTAAACACATAGGTTGCCTAGGCAAAGGATCATTAAAGATCATATGTCCCCTAAAACACCATTGCATTCACCCAAAAACATATCATTTTCAGAGTTGCTAGCAAcccaaaatcataaattttggaaatgcGGTGATGGGTAGAACAAACAATTGACCTCTGCAATAATTAGCTTGAATGTCCATTTTGCAGAGAATAAGTTAGCATCTCaaaaaatgacaaaagaacaCCATGCATGGCACTGCTCCCAGTTTTGCTCGACGGTGATTAAAAACGAAATGTCACCAACATgcaatctttttttctttcattttataaatatgaaaaccaTTGATCGATATGCTAATTCGTtctcatattaaattaaatgaaaggtGAAAATAGGGAGAAATTGAGGagcatttattttttgttaatgcATGTTAAGGGTGGGTAAGCCATCggttttgattgaaatatatatatcttacgTTTTTTGCTCTGCTGACAAAGCCTTCCGCACTAGATTTGCTTTGCAGTTTCATACTTAAGCTAATACTAGAGATTTGATggagaaattttattatatcattcTAAAATTAGTCaaaaaatctttcaaattcatttttcaaaatcttgtttcATTTACTGTGcataatttcactataaaattgaaaaaaaaatccacaCTTTCAACAACCCACCTGTTAGTATCTGGGCTttgttaaataatgaaaaaaaaattaaacattggCGGTAACTAGTTTGTagttttccttttgttttcaaTAAGGTGACTGAGCTTTTATCTCTACCCCAAAAAGAAGTCCAATctttaaaatatctattttatttaattttaacatttttattttttttaagtcattaaaattcaacaacCTAATTAATCATGAAATTTAATAGTCCTTAATTATGTGATTAGAGGTTTGATCTTCACTCATGAAAATATAACACATTTCATGGCTAACCGTTTCGCTTTTTAGAGAGCACTTGTTgtgagcaaattagtcatttattGTCCGCAATAGATACTTTGATTACAACAAAAAATTCAACagcctaatttttttctaaactaTTATATATCTAAACTAAATATCCACAAATATTAGCATtttgaaatgatgaatttttaagATACTAGCATTTTaaatatctctaaaattttaaaatttttcatccaAACATACCCAAAGACCTTAACGAGATAATTCACCTAATTAAGGTATACATGTAATTAAGGGATGTTATACTCAAACTAAATAGACTCATATCCAAGAACAAGCTCAAGAAAGGCCTAGAGGAGCTCTGATTTCAGTTAAGTTTGTTCAAACGATCGGTTCAATTATTATCTAACCAAATTATCATTTGTTAGCTCCGAAGGGTCAACTCGAGATCGTCGATAGGGAGGTTGAATTGGCCTTTTAGAAATTGTGGTGGAAGCAATGAAAAATATGCAACAAAGAACACAAGAGTTTATAGTGGTTCGACCACAATTGCCTATTCCACTAACTTAGCTTACCACAATTAAGGATTTcccaaaattcactaatttggcAACTTTTGAGGacaatgtttaaccttacaatctcTCTTAAGATTTATGCCCTAAAATCTTAAGATACaactcccttaaggtttctacccaaacTTTAAGGATTAGTCCTCtctcaaagagaaacaaataagcaatcaaagaaataatccttacaagatcaggATGTTTGCTAATGAAGAACAAATACAAAGAGAACACTTGAgctaaatgaatacaataaaAGCTCATaagtgtttacaagaaaatgtatgaaagaatTAAGCTCTAGGTTGTTTTGATTTATCTTTAAACTTTTCACATTGCTTTTGTTCTTGCTAAACCTTTggaagatggtatttataccctctaattgatttccaaccatTGTGGTTGTTGTAAAAGTGAATGTAGCCGTTGGGGATGAAATACCAAGTCATTAACTTCACCTGCAGCAACGAGTATCGATACCTGCTAAaagggtatcaatattttttgtaattaatgctGATTTCAATGACCGTTGGGGTAAGAATATCAATACCTtaaaaaaagtatcgatactggACCGATACCTACTAGGATTTGAAAATGGcagaatgtcaatttggtatcgattatCAAAAGGGTATCGATAACTtgtaaaatatcgatacttagaCAAAAAGTACCAATACTTTTTGTCCTGGAGCAATTCTAACtagtttgaaaatagttaaaacatatttgaaaatgtttgactCAATTGAAACCATTTCAACTTGATTTCATGAAATTGCTcaactttacttttattaaaaaaacactttaatttgttatatcaaaacatattatccaataaggcttagtttaacaatctccctttttgatataacaaaacattttgtaaatttgttttaaatagatTGCTCCCCTTaataaaagtcattttcaatttaagctcctttatataaaaattatttttaatttaaggcaTAGAGGTTTGGAGCATAACAATTTGAAATAAGCTCAAATTTGAcattcattttactttgaaaAAGTGGTCACTAATCTTGCATATAAGCAATCAATCAACCATAAAATTTACCTTTCTCTTCTCCCccctttttgttatattaaaaaataatcaagtaaAACTTAAGAGGAAAAGAGTGTGGTTAGTCCAAAGATAgatattaaagataaataacaaATGGACTACCATACCAAATAACATTAAGGTGCAATCACATAGAATTTGCATTTGTTCGCCTTAAAACAATGCACCTTACCTACAAACgtagaattaaatttttggtaCTCAATATCTTTTGGGTCCATAAGTATTAGTTTCCAAAATTCTAGTCCCTTTTGGTATCCACTTTGAAAGAGCTTCTTTGTCTTGAGTAGCACTAAGTCTTTTAGGGATCCATACATTCTTAACAAGTTTTCTTAACATGTTTTCCCTTGTAAAATCTTGAGGGACCTCTATATCTATAGAAAGTAAAActatttttaacaaagttttgttttgaattttctcctttttcaaaAACTTTGTTAGAGTGGGCTTTTTCACTCTTAAGCAACTAAGTTGCTTTTGATGATCCTCATGAacttttgaaagtaaattatgcaagtataaatttttcttttcaaagtcaTTAAAAATTTCTTGCATTTTGTTTACTTTCTCTTCAAGTTTATGATTTGTTTTGGAAAGTAAGTCATTGTTATCTCtcaattttgaaacatttttcttgtgttttgaCATCATGACTCATTTTTATCTAtcaattttgaaacatttttcttatgttttgacATCATGACTTCAAATTCCAAACCCGATTCATCATAAGCATCTTGAAActcatcaaaatattaataatttaaagtagATGAGTTAGAAGTTACCTTAGGATTATTGATGGCTATAAGGCATAAGTTGGCTACTTCATCATCGGATGAATCTTCATCACCCCAATCAACAACATAGGCCTTTTATTTGCTAGAccatttctttttaagttgAGGACAATCATATTTGATGTGTCTCAATTTCTTGCACTCATAGCAAATAATGAGATCTTTCTCCTTGATAGATTCAAGCTTGAGGCTTTCTTTTAAGATTCTCTTCCTTTGTTGGACCTCATgaatctcttgaatcttctagAAAACATTTCCATCTCTTTGTCTTCATCCACCTCTTCACTTGATTCACTATCGTCATTAGTGGTGGATTTTAGAGCATTACCAACATTCTTCTTCataattctttcttcttcactctCTTTTTTAAGCATCATCTCATATGGAAGCAAAGAACCGATGAGCTCATCAATGGAGAGTGAGTTGAGATCCTTCGATTCTTTTATTACCATCACTTTAGCTTCTCAAGACATTGGAAAACTAGTCAACATCTTCTTCACCATCTCCTTGTTAGGATAGGTCGTTCGAAGGGCTTTGAGACCATTGATGAAGTGGGTGAAGTGAATGGACATCGCCTTGATTCCTTCTTCTGGTTTTGCCTTAAAACAACTCATAATCAAGGGTGAGAAGACTTATCTTTGACTCCTTAACTCTACTTATCCCTTCATGGGTGACTTCAAGCTTGTCTCGCATTTCTTTTGCATTGTCACACAAGGAGACTCTATTGTACTCATTTGGACCAAGAGCACAAAATAGAGTATGCATAACTTTTGCATTTAATTGCATATTCTTGATATCATTATCATTCCACTCACTCTCTTCTTTTGGGACAAAAACATCATCGACCCTTTTTATTGGAATGGATGACCCACTAGTAATTATCCTCCAAACTTCATAGTCGTTAGCTTGGATGAATAACTTCATTCTTGTTCTCCAATATGAGTAGTTGGTGCCATTGAATAAAAGAGGCCTCATGGTGGAATGCCCTTCACCCAATATGGTGGAATTTTTGCTCCAATGCCATGAGGCAAATTTCATGACTTGTGGCTTCCATCTTGGATATCTTGAGGATCTTCTCTCTTGGTAGTAAAACTGTCTCTAAAGCTCTAGCTCTGATGCCAATTGTTAGCTCGAAAGGATCAACTCGGGATTATCGATAGGGAGGTTGAATTGGCCTTTGAGAAATTGTGgtggaagaaataaaaaatatgcaacaaagaacacaagaatttataGTGGTTtggccccaattgcctactgCACTACCTTAGCTTACCACAACTAAAgattttttcaaattcactaatttggaAACCTTTGAGGACTgggtttaaccttacaatctcTCTTAAGATTTATGCCCTAAAATCTTAAGATACAACTCCCTTAAGGTTTTTACGCAAACCTTAAGGATTAACCCTCtctcaaaaagaaacaaataagcaagctaagaaataatccttacaagatcaggATGTTTGCCAATGAAGCACaaatacaaagaagaaaaattaagctaaatgaatacaattaaagctcacaagtgtttgcaagaaaatgtatgaaagaattaagctctaggttgttttgattgatctttaagCTTTTGATATTACTCTTGTTCTTGCTAaatatttggaaaataaaatttataccttctaattgatttccaaccgtTGTGGTTGTTGTAGAATTAAATGTAGCCATTGTGGATGAAATACCAGGTCATTAACTTCACCTGCAaatgagtatcgatacctactaAAAGGGTgtcaatatttttttgtaattaatgctGATTTTAGTGATCGTTGGAGCAGGAATATCAATACCTTAGGAAATATATCGATACCTTaagaaaagtatcgatactggATTGATACCTACCAGGGTTTGAAAATATCGATATTTAGATAAAAagtatcaataatttttttcttggaaCAATTTTTACtagattgaaaataattaaaacatatttgtaaatgtttGACTCAATTGAAACCATTTCAACTTGATTTCATGAAATTGCTtaactttacttttattcaaaaacactttaatttgttatatgaaaacatattatCCAATAATGCTTAGTTTAGCATCAGTAattgaattaatcaaaattttaaaactcttaatttctaactaaaccaaattttttgaaatttattaagcGAGACAAATTAATATTTGGTCATTAAcctaattatcaaaatttatacatattttgctTTTGGTTcatacaattttaaaacatgACAAAAAATACAATGGCTATGTTCTTTTAAAGCCCTAAAGCCTATTTGTTCATAAAATAGCACCACATGACACATCAAGTAATGTTCTCCTAATTATAGAAGAAACTTATACATAATTCGAAATCATGCATACAATTGTCGTTATAAGACTTCATTGGAGAGATTATAATTGTTGTAGAACTTATAAATTGTAGATTGTCAATTAGCTTGTTTTTCCTATTTTGTACATTTTGTATAGTATAAATACTCATCAAACTTGTAggaataattaagttaaaaatttaaacttcatCTCATTTACTtcttgttataatttttatggtATCGATTCTAATGGTAAGTCCAAGTGGCACGGATCTCTTATTACTTTTAGTTCAacaacaatattatttttctttatttttagttcaaaGAAGTTTAAAAGAAGACAAAAGCAACGAATAACAAAACAACAAcactaaatttaaaacattacatACAAAATGAGAGTAAGTTTTAGACTTTTAGTgcttttgttaattattttattttatttttacttttgataataattttctttgacACATTATATCAATAGCTATAGGTCCATTTGCTTTATATATATCGggcttatatatattattaatttcggttaattatttattttgaacatAATTAATTGATAACTGAACTTTCACAAAACCTTTAATCGACTCCTAATTGAACTAATTTTGGTAATCGactaattaactaaattaatttggtttgaACTAAAGTATGCACACTCATAACTCTTTAAAGCCTTAGAGcatatttgttaataaaataacatcacaTGACACATTAAGTAATGCTCTCCTAATAATGGAAGAAGCTTTTATACAACTCACAAATCATGCAAACAATGTTGTTATAAGACTTTATTGAAGGTTTGATTAGAGAGATTATAACTTTTTTAGAATTTGTAAATTGTAGATTGAAAATTAGCCCTTTCCCCCCTATTTTGTACATTTCATATGGTACAAATACTCTTTTAGCTTGTCTGAATAATTAAGCTCAAATATTTAGAGTTCATCTCCTTtatttcttctatttctttttataattttcatggTATCAGAGTCTAATGGTAATTCCAAGTCTCCCCAATTCTTTTCTTGCTTTATTCTTCTTTATTCGCAACACTCAATCAATTCCAAGCCTCATTCTCTCACCACTCTTTCCATTAAAAGCATCAACCATTGATCAGTTAGTTAGTAAAGTCTTGTCACTAAAAAAGTAATGTGTGTAGTCATACACATCATTGCCAACTTCTATCAGACCACCATACCTTATCACGTGTCTagccataatttttttagacACAATTTTTCCAAATGTCTTGCTTAATCTGTTCAACTTTAATGGTACACTCTATTTGtcattctgaatttttttttggtatttttggttctcaatttttcattcaacATGCCTGAGGTTTTAAGTTCTATCAAACCCTTTTTTTCTCCTATATCTGGTTCTCTTAGTACACTC
The Gossypium raimondii isolate GPD5lz chromosome 8, ASM2569854v1, whole genome shotgun sequence DNA segment above includes these coding regions:
- the LOC105790756 gene encoding GDSL esterase/lipase At3g05180 yields the protein MDGREKQERRNLPPTNLFIITCPASIRKSRLLFAFAKDFVTAPPISMALLYILHSLLKLAFLCSFWPTVIPLSLNYPAVFNFGDSNSDTGGLVAGKAFPMTQFNGETYFHEPSGRFCDGRLIIDFLMEAMELPYMNPYLESVGSPSFQTGCNFATGGSTILPANAASTNPFSFNLQLSQFFRFKNRALTLLSKDKELQNYLPAEDDFNKALYIFDIGQNDLDRVFYFPVSDEQVVAFISKLMSELNYGMKRLYDAGARNFWVHNTGPLGCLPRIIATFGKKPSNLDEHGCVASHNRAATVFNKKLHDMCLQFLAHSPEANITYVDIFSIKLNLISNYSLYGFQHPLAACCGYGGPPLNFDTRIACGVTKDLNGSIVTANPCNNTAEYINWDGTHYTEAANGFVADEILTGNYSDSPHLRNSPFLT